In Prionailurus viverrinus isolate Anna chromosome C2, UM_Priviv_1.0, whole genome shotgun sequence, one DNA window encodes the following:
- the LOC125174547 gene encoding keratin-associated protein 13-1-like, translating into MSHNCCSGNISSQSLGGFLRYPGSSCGSLYPNNLFFSTNLRSPSSCQLGSSLYSGCQETCCDPTGFRTSYLVSSPCQTSCYRPRTSMFYSPCQTTYSGSLDFGSNGFQSFGYGSPFLGFGSSGFQSMGCGPNAFSSLSCRSSFYRPMSFSSRSSQSAFYQPTCGSGFN; encoded by the coding sequence ATGTCCCACAACTGCTGCTCTGGAAACATCTCCTCTCAGTCTCTTGGGGGGTTCCTGCGCTACCCAGGATCTTCCTGTGGATCTCTCTACCCCAACAACCTGTTCTTCAGCACTAATCTCCGCTCTCCCAGCAGCTGCCAGCTGGGCTCCTCTCTCTACAGTGGCTGTCAGGAGACCTGCTGTGACCCCACCGGCTTCCGGACATCCTACCTGGTGTCCAGCCCCTGCCAGACGTCCTGCTACCGACCAAGGACCTCCATGTTCTACAGTCCCTGCCAGACAACGTATTCTGGGTCTCTGGACTTTGGCTCCAATGGCTTTCAATCTTTTGGTTATGGCTCTCCCTTTCTGGGCTTTGGATCCAGTGGTTTCCAATCAATGGGGTGTGGTCCCAATGCTTTTTCATCCCTGAGTTGTAGATCGAGCTTTTATCGTCCAATGTCCTTCTCTTCTAGAAGTAGCCAGTCTGCTTTTTACCAACCAACCTGTGGATCTGGCTTCAACTAA
- the LOC125175609 gene encoding keratin-associated protein 15-1, with protein MHCNRSSGSFSSSSLGGYLGHPVSTYDSFYPSNAVYSPNTCQLGSSLFGGCQETYCEPTSCWTSCTGARSYQTSCFRPKNSIFFGPCQTNYTGSLGCGNIGLGSFGYGSTGFQSLGCGSSFYRPTFFSSRSCQSTCNQPAFSSRFFRSAY; from the coding sequence ATGCACTGCAACCGCAGTTCTGGAAGCTTCTCCTCCAGCTCTCTTGGAGGTTACCTGGGGCACCCCGTTTCCACCTATGACTCTTTCTACCCCAGCAATGCAGTCTACTCTCCCAACACCTGCCAGCTGGGCTCCTCTCTCTTTGGTGGCTGCCAGGAGACCTACTGTGAGCCCACCAGCTGCTGGACATCCTGTACCGGGGCCAGATCCTACCAGACATCCTGCTTCCGTCCAAAGAATTCCATCTTCTTCGGACCCTGCCAAACAAATTACACTGGATCTCTGGGATGTGGAAACATTGGCCTTGGGTCTTTTGGTTATGGGAGCACTGGTTTCCAATCTCTGGGCTGTGGGTCCAGCTTCTATcgtccaacttttttttcttccaggagttgCCAGTCAACTTGTAACCAACCAGCTTTTAGCTCTCGCTTTTTTAGGTCAGCTTACTGA